The following coding sequences are from one Pyxidicoccus xibeiensis window:
- a CDS encoding carboxypeptidase regulatory-like domain-containing protein, with the protein MTLRTLGLTLLGAAGLLALPACQKESAPPPPAAPTAAEQPSVRAPEAREHAATPIQDPNAPAAAPEAVAAPPGRGVVRGTVTFTGAVPAPAELPPSSDAACEGRAPDAPVQAKGGKLANVLVRVRGTVPGSVATPTAPVMVDQSKCTYVPRVQGALVGQPVLFKNSDGTLHNTRGMAGKKAAFNIAQPPAGTPVQKPLPTDSDVLKLKCDIHPWMTAYVVSNPNPFFVTTGEDGAFTLQGLPAGTYTVEAWHETLGTKTAEVIVKDDAPAEASFAFSMADASATK; encoded by the coding sequence ATGACGCTGCGCACGCTCGGCCTGACCCTGCTGGGGGCCGCGGGCCTGCTGGCCCTTCCCGCCTGCCAGAAGGAGTCGGCGCCGCCGCCTCCCGCCGCTCCCACCGCCGCGGAGCAGCCCTCCGTGCGCGCGCCCGAGGCGCGGGAGCACGCGGCCACCCCCATCCAGGACCCCAATGCCCCGGCCGCCGCGCCCGAGGCGGTCGCCGCGCCCCCGGGCAGGGGCGTGGTGCGGGGCACCGTGACGTTCACCGGCGCCGTGCCCGCCCCGGCCGAGCTGCCGCCGAGCAGCGACGCGGCCTGCGAGGGCCGGGCGCCGGACGCGCCGGTGCAGGCGAAGGGCGGGAAGCTGGCGAACGTGCTGGTGCGCGTGCGCGGCACCGTGCCGGGCTCGGTGGCCACGCCCACCGCTCCGGTGATGGTGGACCAGTCGAAGTGCACCTACGTGCCGCGCGTCCAGGGGGCGCTGGTGGGCCAGCCGGTGCTCTTCAAGAACAGCGACGGCACGCTGCACAACACGCGCGGCATGGCGGGGAAGAAGGCCGCGTTCAACATCGCCCAGCCGCCCGCGGGCACGCCCGTGCAGAAGCCCCTGCCCACGGACTCCGACGTGCTCAAGCTCAAGTGCGACATCCACCCGTGGATGACGGCGTACGTGGTGAGCAACCCGAACCCCTTCTTCGTCACCACGGGCGAGGACGGCGCCTTCACCCTCCAGGGACTGCCCGCCGGGACGTACACGGTGGAGGCCTGGCACGAGACGCTCGGCACCAAGACGGCCGAGGTCATCGTGAAGGACGACGCGCCGGCCGAGGCGTCGTTCGCGTTCTCCATGGCGGACGCCTCCGCGACGAAGTGA
- a CDS encoding HAMP domain-containing sensor histidine kinase, translating to MKRQRHVRGRGPWGHGPWGHWPHVEPCGKEHAHGPECYPWEHVREHVREHARRRRRYWHMGRLGHFVRARLHRRLFLWFGLSILATGVVVATVMSLVGGNSWKQENERLRTFVGHRFEEVWDAPARRDALVRSIATDLEVGVELTDTSGAMLVRRGEPCGRAEYIVPVVRDGVSLGTVRACYSPFRAKHPMRIVLPLVLAGMVLWLAAGKLARRLARPVDALVKATEALGAGKLDTRAEVLPHVTGEFAVLAESFNDMAVRIEKQVADQRELLAAVSHELRTPLARLRVLTELLRDGGGAPKTLDQVDREVVELDALVGELLASSRLDFGQLTSRVLDGRTLATQALERAGLPLDMLDVEPSEPGLMGDATLLGRALANLLENARRHGAGTEALRVQDRGEHLAFCVDDRGQGLQPGEEVRIFQPFYRKDRGGEAREAGSLGLGLALVQRIARAHGGEAFAENRPGGGARVGFTVRKAGPPAAVAHPAA from the coding sequence ATGAAGCGCCAGCGGCACGTCCGGGGACGCGGGCCCTGGGGGCACGGCCCCTGGGGACATTGGCCCCACGTCGAGCCCTGCGGGAAGGAGCACGCGCACGGGCCCGAGTGCTACCCCTGGGAGCACGTGCGCGAGCATGTGCGCGAGCACGCGCGAAGACGCCGCCGGTACTGGCACATGGGCCGGCTGGGGCACTTCGTCCGCGCGCGGCTGCACCGGCGCCTGTTCCTGTGGTTCGGCCTGTCCATCCTCGCGACCGGCGTAGTCGTCGCCACGGTGATGAGCCTGGTGGGCGGCAACTCGTGGAAGCAGGAGAACGAGCGGCTCCGGACCTTCGTGGGCCACCGCTTCGAGGAGGTGTGGGACGCCCCCGCGCGGCGAGACGCGCTGGTGCGCTCCATCGCCACGGACCTCGAGGTGGGGGTGGAGCTGACCGACACCTCGGGGGCCATGCTCGTGCGGCGCGGCGAGCCCTGCGGGAGGGCGGAGTACATCGTCCCGGTGGTGCGTGACGGAGTCAGCCTGGGCACGGTGCGGGCGTGTTACTCCCCCTTCCGGGCGAAGCACCCCATGCGAATCGTGCTGCCGCTGGTGCTCGCGGGGATGGTGCTGTGGCTTGCGGCGGGCAAGCTGGCCCGGCGGCTGGCGCGACCGGTGGATGCGCTGGTGAAGGCCACGGAGGCGCTGGGCGCGGGGAAGCTGGACACGCGGGCGGAGGTGCTTCCGCACGTCACGGGCGAGTTCGCGGTGCTCGCGGAGTCCTTCAACGACATGGCGGTCCGCATCGAGAAGCAGGTGGCGGACCAGCGCGAGCTGCTCGCGGCGGTGTCCCACGAGCTGCGCACGCCGCTGGCGCGCCTGCGGGTGCTGACGGAGCTGCTGCGGGACGGGGGTGGCGCCCCGAAGACGCTGGACCAGGTGGACCGCGAGGTGGTGGAGCTGGACGCGCTGGTGGGCGAGCTGTTGGCCAGCTCGCGGCTGGACTTCGGGCAGCTCACGTCGCGGGTGCTGGACGGGCGCACGCTCGCGACGCAGGCGCTGGAGCGCGCGGGGCTGCCGCTGGACATGTTGGACGTGGAGCCCTCCGAGCCAGGACTGATGGGCGACGCGACGCTCCTGGGACGCGCCCTGGCCAACCTGCTGGAGAACGCGCGCCGCCATGGAGCCGGCACGGAGGCGCTGCGCGTGCAGGACCGGGGAGAGCACCTGGCCTTCTGCGTGGACGACCGGGGCCAGGGGCTGCAGCCGGGCGAGGAGGTGCGCATCTTCCAGCCCTTCTACCGGAAGGACCGGGGCGGCGAGGCGCGCGAGGCAGGCTCGCTGGGCCTGGGGCTGGCGCTGGTGCAGCGGATTGCGCGGGCCCACGGCGGCGAGGCGTTCGCGGAGAACCGCCCCGGCGGCGGCGCGCGGGTGGGCTTCACGGTGAGGAAGGCGGGTCCGCCCGCTGCAGTCGCCCATCCCGCAGCGTGA
- a CDS encoding ABC transporter ATP-binding protein — translation MPDTSVSTSPPLLQLEGLTRRFKGRTAVDGLTLSVRQGEILGLLGPNGAGKSTTFQVLAGLLAPDAGQVRFAGRVLSLSDPALRRQMGIIFQRGSLDDLLTARENLLLGARLYGLGGQRARERVEAMLALIGLADRGDEKVGTWSGGMRRRLELARALVHQPRVVLMDEPTQGLDEAAFRTFWAHLKKLRDSEGITVLLTTHRADEAEGCDRLAVLDAGRLVACDTPAALASRMGGDILSVEALEPEALAREVRERLGLDAKVVEGRVQVEAAQGHALVPRLVEAFPAGRLTSVSLRRPTLADVFLQLTGRTLGADQPTAEPAPRKRR, via the coding sequence ATGCCTGACACCTCGGTCTCCACCTCGCCTCCGCTGCTCCAGCTCGAGGGCCTCACGCGGCGCTTCAAGGGCCGCACCGCCGTGGACGGCCTCACCCTGTCCGTGCGGCAGGGCGAAATCCTTGGGCTGCTCGGGCCCAACGGCGCGGGCAAGTCCACCACGTTCCAGGTGCTGGCCGGGCTGCTCGCGCCGGACGCGGGGCAGGTGCGCTTCGCCGGGCGGGTGCTGTCCTTGAGCGACCCGGCCCTGCGGCGGCAGATGGGCATCATCTTCCAGCGCGGCAGCCTGGACGACCTGCTCACCGCGCGGGAGAACCTGCTGCTCGGGGCCCGGCTGTACGGCCTGGGCGGCCAGCGGGCGCGCGAGCGGGTGGAGGCGATGCTGGCCCTCATCGGCCTGGCGGACCGGGGCGACGAGAAGGTGGGCACGTGGTCCGGCGGCATGCGCCGGCGGCTGGAGCTGGCGCGGGCGCTGGTGCACCAGCCGCGCGTGGTGCTGATGGACGAGCCCACGCAGGGCCTCGACGAGGCGGCCTTCCGCACCTTCTGGGCGCATTTGAAGAAGCTGCGCGACAGCGAGGGCATCACCGTGCTGCTCACCACGCACCGCGCGGACGAGGCCGAGGGCTGCGACCGGCTGGCGGTGCTGGACGCGGGCCGGCTGGTGGCGTGCGACACGCCGGCGGCGCTCGCCTCGCGCATGGGCGGCGACATCCTCTCCGTGGAGGCGCTGGAGCCCGAGGCGCTGGCGCGCGAGGTGCGCGAGCGGCTGGGGCTGGACGCGAAGGTGGTGGAGGGGCGGGTGCAGGTGGAGGCCGCGCAGGGCCATGCGCTGGTGCCTCGGCTGGTGGAGGCCTTCCCGGCCGGGCGGCTGACCTCGGTGTCGCTGCGCCGGCCCACGCTGGCGGACGTGTTCCTCCAGCTCACCGGGCGCACGCTGGGGGCGGACCAGCCCACCGCCGAGCCCGCGCCGAGGAAACGCCGATGA
- a CDS encoding cupin domain-containing protein, which produces MGDTSVKKVESRHSPKGEMGQKYLVSGVRLSMRLWEDEPPGEPAPATARDYETVGFVLKGRAELHLEGQVILLNAGDSWLVPRGSSHTYKVLETFSAVEATSPPASAHGRDEGKEPKQPAKA; this is translated from the coding sequence ATGGGCGACACCAGCGTGAAGAAGGTGGAGAGCCGGCACTCTCCCAAGGGAGAGATGGGCCAGAAGTACCTCGTGTCCGGCGTCCGCCTGTCCATGCGGCTGTGGGAGGACGAGCCACCCGGCGAGCCCGCGCCCGCCACCGCCCGCGACTACGAGACGGTCGGCTTCGTGCTGAAGGGCCGCGCCGAGCTGCACCTCGAAGGGCAGGTCATCCTGCTCAACGCCGGTGACTCGTGGCTCGTGCCGCGCGGCTCCAGCCACACGTACAAGGTCCTGGAGACGTTCTCCGCCGTGGAGGCCACCAGCCCGCCGGCGTCCGCGCATGGCCGCGACGAGGGCAAGGAGCCGAAGCAGCCCGCCAAGGCCTGA
- a CDS encoding cold-shock protein — MAIGTVKWFNDAKGFGFIAQDNGEDVFCHHTAINMDGFRTLQEGQKVEFEVTKGPKGLQAQNVRAAGG; from the coding sequence ATGGCAATCGGTACTGTGAAGTGGTTCAACGACGCCAAGGGGTTCGGCTTCATCGCGCAGGACAACGGTGAGGACGTTTTCTGCCACCACACCGCCATCAACATGGATGGCTTCCGCACCCTCCAGGAGGGGCAGAAGGTGGAGTTCGAGGTGACCAAAGGCCCCAAGGGCCTGCAGGCACAGAACGTCCGCGCGGCTGGCGGCTGA
- a CDS encoding response regulator transcription factor, whose translation MSTRVLLIDDDTRMYELLAQYLGQNGLSVTHAPDGGRGLAALEAGAYDAVLLDVMMPGMDGLEVCKRIRAKSRIPVLMLTAKGDETDRVVGLELGADDYLPKPFSPRELLARLRAVLRRAQPSSVADRLEVGGVSIDVAGREVRVEDRLVDLTGLEFDLLVALMRRAGRVIPRDALLGEAGRSDTVVGERTVDVHISHLRQKLGDVGTRVIKTVRGVGYVFAKEGP comes from the coding sequence ATGTCCACGCGAGTGCTGCTCATCGACGACGACACCCGGATGTACGAGCTGCTCGCGCAGTACCTCGGACAGAACGGCCTCAGCGTCACTCATGCGCCCGACGGCGGGCGGGGCCTGGCGGCGCTGGAGGCCGGGGCCTACGACGCGGTGCTGCTGGACGTGATGATGCCGGGCATGGACGGCCTGGAGGTGTGCAAGCGCATCCGGGCGAAGAGCCGCATCCCGGTGCTGATGCTCACGGCGAAGGGCGACGAGACGGACCGGGTGGTGGGGCTGGAGCTGGGCGCGGACGACTATCTGCCCAAGCCCTTCAGCCCGCGGGAGCTGCTGGCGCGCCTGCGGGCGGTGCTGCGGCGGGCGCAGCCGTCGTCGGTGGCGGACCGGCTGGAGGTGGGCGGCGTGTCCATCGACGTGGCCGGCCGCGAGGTGCGCGTGGAGGACCGGCTGGTGGACCTGACGGGCCTGGAGTTCGACCTGCTGGTGGCGCTGATGCGCCGGGCGGGCCGCGTGATTCCCCGTGACGCGCTGCTGGGCGAGGCGGGCCGCAGCGACACCGTGGTGGGCGAGCGCACGGTGGACGTGCACATCTCCCATCTGCGCCAGAAGCTGGGCGACGTCGGCACGCGCGTCATCAAGACGGTGCGCGGCGTGGGCTACGTCTTCGCCAAAGAGGGGCCATGA
- a CDS encoding periplasmic heavy metal sensor: MFGFIFGTACLAGLIYTVRGGRHGHRHGRGGRWGWRPRLRWLFERLDTSPGQEKVIVKTAEELMEAFDKVRDEVGPSRAALGTALRGEHFDGAALRELFARHDVAVDNLRRTLQGGLSQVHEALDPRQRRELADLLEHGFGYGWRGGHGRCGGRRGWRGEDQQMV; encoded by the coding sequence ATGTTCGGATTCATCTTCGGGACCGCGTGCCTCGCGGGCCTCATCTACACCGTGCGCGGCGGGCGCCACGGGCACCGCCACGGCCGCGGCGGCCGCTGGGGCTGGCGTCCCCGGCTGCGCTGGCTGTTCGAGCGCCTGGACACGTCGCCCGGCCAGGAGAAGGTCATCGTCAAGACGGCCGAGGAGCTGATGGAGGCCTTCGACAAGGTGCGTGACGAGGTGGGCCCGAGCCGCGCCGCGCTGGGCACCGCGCTGCGGGGTGAGCACTTCGACGGAGCGGCGCTGCGCGAGCTGTTCGCGCGCCATGACGTGGCCGTGGACAACCTGCGGCGCACGCTGCAGGGAGGGCTGTCCCAGGTGCACGAGGCGCTGGACCCTCGGCAGAGGCGCGAGCTGGCGGACCTGCTCGAGCACGGCTTCGGCTACGGCTGGCGCGGCGGCCACGGCCGTTGCGGCGGGCGCAGGGGCTGGCGCGGTGAAGACCAGCAGATGGTGTGA
- a CDS encoding sensor histidine kinase: protein MAAAPRVSALFPKRGGERVRRPGADRSGKMDVPEPLEPEPLREAECPDDWSRLFHHAGLGMASMDPETWCIKAVNPAFARMHGYDSPEELVGRHVRELLTPEGFVILYAELKVKVSADEGHHTFETVHLRKDGSCFPVLVDGVTLKDERGKVIYRAASFQDLTARKEAEDRFSFIARAGEVLASSLDEDTLLQRLAELSVPQLADACAVDVLTEDGHVERRAVMHHDPNTSAPGATDQVLRTGEPVIVTELTDMAHGEEHQTWLRQLGVKSFICVPLQARGQMLGALTLGLQSGPRCHGPPDVELAQELARRASLSLDNALLFQKAKETQARTERLQDLTAALSRAASVEEVAGVVIHMGLKATRAQRGALLQLREGKLHLMCHSGYPEALMRAYQPLPLEVFSGSQQLLHERRPLIFGSRAECLAQVPEMTPVSSVVGEGARALLPLVTEQRMIGFIIVGWEEVKSFSQPEKDFLDALSLQCAQALERAELYRDSQAAVRLRDEFLSVASHELKTPLTSLGLQHVLIERAVSEGVLDKAHARLAASVRQVNRLGSLVGSLLDVSRISLGKLALEPSEVDLAQVVKDGLERMEAVFLQAGSIPRPSLEPGVRGWWDGSRLEQVVVNLLSNAVKYGAGKPVVIQVDSEPGWGRLCVRDEGIGISAEALSRLFGRFERGVSDRHYGGLGLGLYISRQIVEAMGGTITVQSELGHGARFTVRLPLLAPG, encoded by the coding sequence ATGGCGGCCGCTCCCAGGGTCTCGGCGCTGTTTCCAAAGAGAGGAGGCGAGCGTGTGCGGCGACCCGGGGCCGACCGCTCGGGCAAGATGGACGTGCCTGAACCGCTTGAGCCTGAGCCGCTCCGTGAAGCGGAGTGCCCTGATGACTGGAGCCGGCTGTTCCACCATGCAGGCCTGGGCATGGCGAGCATGGACCCCGAGACCTGGTGCATCAAGGCGGTCAACCCTGCCTTCGCTCGCATGCATGGGTATGACTCGCCGGAGGAACTCGTCGGGAGGCACGTCCGGGAGCTGCTCACCCCCGAGGGCTTCGTCATCCTCTACGCCGAGCTGAAGGTGAAGGTGAGCGCCGACGAGGGCCACCACACCTTCGAAACCGTCCACCTGCGCAAGGACGGGAGCTGCTTCCCGGTGCTCGTGGACGGGGTGACGCTGAAGGACGAGCGGGGCAAGGTCATCTACCGCGCCGCCAGCTTCCAGGACCTCACCGCGCGCAAGGAGGCGGAGGACCGCTTCAGCTTCATCGCGCGGGCGGGCGAGGTGCTCGCCTCCTCACTGGACGAAGACACCCTGCTCCAGCGGCTTGCCGAGCTCAGCGTGCCCCAGCTGGCGGATGCGTGCGCGGTGGACGTCCTCACCGAGGACGGCCACGTGGAGCGGCGGGCGGTGATGCACCACGACCCCAACACGAGCGCCCCTGGCGCCACGGACCAGGTGCTGCGAACGGGCGAGCCCGTCATCGTGACGGAGCTGACGGACATGGCGCACGGCGAGGAGCACCAGACCTGGCTCCGGCAGCTCGGCGTCAAGTCCTTCATCTGCGTCCCCCTCCAGGCGCGAGGCCAGATGCTCGGGGCGCTCACCCTGGGCCTCCAGTCCGGTCCCCGGTGCCATGGGCCACCGGATGTGGAGCTGGCGCAGGAGCTCGCCCGCCGCGCCAGCCTCAGCCTGGACAACGCCCTCCTCTTCCAGAAGGCGAAGGAGACCCAGGCCCGCACCGAGCGGCTCCAGGACCTCACCGCCGCGCTGTCGCGCGCGGCCTCCGTGGAGGAGGTGGCCGGGGTCGTCATCCACATGGGGCTGAAGGCCACGCGGGCCCAGCGGGGGGCGCTGCTCCAGCTGCGCGAGGGGAAGCTGCACCTCATGTGTCACTCCGGCTATCCCGAGGCGCTGATGCGCGCCTACCAGCCGCTGCCGCTCGAGGTGTTCAGCGGGTCGCAGCAGCTGCTGCACGAGCGCCGGCCGCTCATCTTCGGCTCCCGCGCCGAGTGCCTCGCCCAGGTGCCCGAGATGACCCCCGTCTCCTCCGTCGTCGGAGAGGGGGCGCGCGCGCTCCTGCCGCTGGTGACGGAGCAGCGGATGATTGGCTTCATCATCGTGGGCTGGGAAGAGGTGAAGTCCTTCAGCCAGCCGGAGAAGGACTTCCTCGACGCGCTCAGCCTCCAGTGCGCGCAGGCGTTGGAGCGCGCGGAGCTCTACCGGGATTCGCAGGCAGCGGTCCGCCTGCGCGACGAGTTCCTCTCGGTGGCGAGCCATGAGCTGAAGACACCCCTCACCTCGCTCGGGCTGCAGCACGTGCTCATCGAGCGCGCCGTGAGCGAGGGCGTGCTGGACAAGGCCCACGCCCGGCTGGCCGCGTCCGTGCGGCAGGTCAACCGGCTGGGGTCGTTGGTGGGCAGCCTCCTGGACGTGAGCCGCATCTCCCTGGGGAAGCTGGCGCTGGAGCCGTCCGAGGTGGACCTGGCCCAGGTGGTGAAGGACGGCCTCGAGCGGATGGAGGCCGTCTTCCTGCAGGCCGGCAGCATCCCGCGGCCGTCCCTGGAGCCCGGGGTGCGAGGCTGGTGGGATGGCTCCCGGCTGGAGCAGGTGGTGGTGAACCTGCTGTCCAACGCGGTGAAGTATGGCGCCGGCAAGCCTGTCGTCATCCAGGTGGACTCGGAGCCCGGATGGGGCCGGCTGTGCGTGCGCGACGAGGGCATCGGCATCTCCGCCGAAGCGCTCTCACGCCTCTTCGGCCGCTTCGAGCGCGGCGTCTCCGACCGCCACTACGGCGGCCTCGGCCTGGGCCTCTACATCTCCCGGCAGATTGTCGAGGCGATGGGAGGGACCATCACCGTGCAGAGCGAGCTGGGCCATGGGGCGCGCTTCACGGTGCGGCTGCCACTGCTCGCCCCTGGATAG
- a CDS encoding ABC transporter permease has protein sequence MNANVPAVPPPVEMTPPSAPVAVGAPSPTAPGTLALQWATVRVLLVRDVVRFFRQPSRVIGALAQPILFWFVIGSGFAGSFRVEGAQGLGYQQFFFPGVVTMVLLFSAIFATITVIEDRREGFLQSVLAGPGSRLAVVLGKAAGSSVIALMQASLFLLLAPLAGVSAATVDLPLLLAVMVLSALALTGMGMSLAWWVRSSAGYHAVMSIVLLPMWVLSGAMFPLKGADSWLAWVMRLNPMRFSVEGVRRALYGAEASVAVGSPASVTGLEVPALLAFAAVFLGLAAVSVSRRE, from the coding sequence ATGAACGCCAACGTGCCCGCCGTGCCCCCGCCCGTGGAGATGACCCCGCCTTCCGCGCCCGTGGCCGTCGGGGCACCGTCGCCCACCGCGCCGGGGACTTTGGCGCTGCAGTGGGCCACGGTGCGCGTGCTGCTGGTGCGCGACGTGGTGCGCTTTTTCCGTCAGCCCAGCCGGGTCATCGGCGCGCTGGCGCAGCCCATCCTCTTCTGGTTCGTCATCGGCTCCGGCTTCGCGGGCTCGTTCCGCGTGGAGGGCGCGCAGGGGCTGGGCTACCAGCAGTTCTTCTTCCCCGGCGTCGTCACCATGGTGCTGCTGTTCAGCGCCATCTTCGCCACGATTACCGTCATCGAGGACCGGCGCGAGGGCTTCCTCCAGTCGGTGCTCGCGGGGCCGGGCTCGCGGCTGGCGGTGGTGCTGGGCAAGGCGGCGGGCTCGTCGGTGATTGCGCTGATGCAGGCCTCGCTCTTCCTCTTGCTGGCCCCGCTGGCCGGGGTGAGCGCGGCCACCGTCGACCTGCCGCTGCTGCTGGCCGTCATGGTGCTGTCGGCGCTGGCGCTCACGGGCATGGGCATGTCGCTGGCGTGGTGGGTGCGCTCCAGCGCGGGCTACCACGCGGTGATGAGCATCGTGCTGCTGCCCATGTGGGTGCTGTCCGGGGCGATGTTCCCGCTCAAGGGCGCGGACTCCTGGCTGGCGTGGGTGATGCGGCTCAACCCCATGCGCTTCTCCGTGGAGGGCGTGCGGCGGGCGCTGTACGGCGCGGAGGCGTCGGTGGCGGTGGGCTCTCCCGCGTCCGTGACGGGGCTGGAGGTGCCGGCCCTGCTCGCCTTCGCGGCCGTGTTCCTGGGGCTGGCCGCCGTCAGCGTCAGCCGCCGCGAGTAG
- a CDS encoding lipase maturation factor family protein, with amino-acid sequence MTVTPGLARVRWWYLRGLGFVFCLAFASLLPQLPALVGPQGLSPATELLDWGRESLGGAERLLRLPTLLWLTGASTGALRGVALLGLGCGVLLLLDVAPRYALVGAWGLSLSLTTVGGVFLGFQWDVLLLEAALVSLPRTPPRYVRTRRLDYRFTDLATLRATGAWWTRQQVGPYCPPLTLRDGRLQRADPPSSP; translated from the coding sequence GTGACGGTGACGCCTGGGCTCGCGCGGGTGCGGTGGTGGTACCTGCGCGGGCTCGGGTTCGTGTTCTGTCTCGCGTTCGCCTCGCTGCTGCCACAGCTGCCCGCGCTCGTCGGTCCGCAGGGGCTGAGCCCCGCCACGGAGCTGCTGGACTGGGGCCGTGAGTCGCTGGGTGGGGCGGAGCGCTTGCTCCGGCTCCCCACGCTGCTGTGGCTCACGGGCGCCAGCACCGGGGCCCTGCGGGGCGTGGCCCTGCTGGGCCTGGGCTGTGGCGTGTTGCTGCTGCTGGACGTGGCGCCGCGCTACGCGCTGGTGGGCGCGTGGGGGCTGTCCCTGTCGCTCACCACCGTGGGCGGCGTGTTCCTCGGCTTCCAGTGGGACGTGCTGCTCCTGGAGGCCGCGCTCGTCTCGCTGCCGCGGACGCCTCCTCGCTACGTGCGCACGCGGCGCCTCGACTACCGCTTCACGGACCTCGCCACCCTGCGCGCGACGGGGGCGTGGTGGACGCGTCAGCAGGTGGGGCCGTACTGCCCGCCCCTCACGCTGCGGGATGGGCGACTGCAGCGGGCGGACCCGCCTTCCTCACCGTGA